The following coding sequences are from one Humulus lupulus chromosome X, drHumLupu1.1, whole genome shotgun sequence window:
- the LOC133806699 gene encoding uncharacterized protein LOC133806699 encodes MEEDQAVWDDIDLSCLPDYDFSIATPFPATTLQDFHSITISSHFNINSSPTTIDSLSFSHAISLCPFVETGAHPPVLSNPAQQSGSSSSTSLVQKKKKVTEPKPQSDEQRMKKLIKSRLASARDRARKEAYKKDLELQQYRLKEEKKLLEKQIQSTVLECPKMSTSLYRTFTAPF; translated from the exons atggaAGAAGACCAAGCTGTGTGGGATGACATCGACCTGTCCTGCCTCCCAGACTATGACTTCTCCATCGCAACACCCTTCCCCGCTACTACTCTCCAAGATTTCCACTCCATTACTATTTCATCCCATTTCAACATTAATTCATCACCAACGACAATAGATTCACTGTCGTTTAGCCATGCCATTTCTCTCTGCCCTTTCGTCGAAACTGGAGCTCATCCTCCGGTTTTGTCAAACCCGGCTCAGCAGAGCGGTTCGAGTTCTTCGACTTCCCTtgttcagaaaaagaaaaaggtcaCTGAACCAAAGCCACAATCCGATGAGCAACGTATGAAGAAGTTGATTAAGAGTAGATTGGCATCTGCTCGGGACAGAGCCAGAAAAGAG GCTTATAAAAAGGACTTGGAACTTCAACAGTACCGGCTAAAGGAAGAGAAAAAACTGCTCGAAAAACAG ATTCAGAGCACGGTTCTTGAATGCCCAAAAATGAGTACGAGTCTGTATAGAACCTTCACAGCACCATTTTGA